A region of the Microcystis aeruginosa FD4 genome:
CGGGTCTAAAACTCCTGTCGGTCGGATAATTTGTTCGACAATGCGATTTTCTGACTGTTCTAATTCCCAATCTCCCGGAGTGGCCGAAACAAAAATACATTGATTAACTTTCTGCCAAAATTCTTCCGACTTCAAAGGACGATTATCCGCAGCACTGGGCAAACGAAACCCGTGTTCGATCAAAACTTTTTTTCGTGATTGATCGCCATTATACATTCCGCGAATCTGCGGCACACTGACATGGGATTCATCCACAACTAATAACCAATCTTGGGGAAAATAATCCACCAAACATTCCGGCGGTTCCCCCGCTAATCTACCCGCTAAATGCCGCGAATAATTTTCCACGCCATTACAATAACCCACTTCCTGCAACATTTCTAAATCATAACGAGTCCGCTGATCCAAACGTTGCGCTTCCAGTAATTTGCCCGCTTTTTCTAACTCCAATAAACGGTTATCTAGCTCCGTTTTAATATCCCGACAGGCCACCTCTAAACGCTCCTCCGGGGTAACAAAGTGACGGGCCGGATAAATACTAATTCGCTCTAATTTTTGCAAAACTTCCCCCGTCAGGGGATCGAGATAACGAATACTTTCAATCTCATCGCCAAAAAAATCAATTTTAATAACCCGATCCTCGTAAGCGGGAACAATTTCCAAAATATCGCCCTTCAGACGAAAACGACCGCGAGTTAACTCCAAATCATTGCGATTGTACTGCACTGACACCAAAGCGCGTAATAATTGCCTTTGGTCGAACTCTTGACCAACTGTTAAGGAAATCGCCGCTTTCAGGTATTCCGCGGGCATTCCCAAACCATAAATACAACTAATGGAAGCGACGACGATCACATCCCTGCGTTCAAACAGCGAGCGCGTGGCCGAATGGCGCAGCATATCGATCTCATCATTAATCGAAGAACTCTTTTCGATGTAGGTATCGCTGACGGGAATGTAAGCCTCCGGTTGATAGTAGTCGTAATAGCTGATAAAGTATTCCACGGCGTTATTGGGGAAAAATTGCCGCAATTCGTTGCATAATTGGGCGGCCAGGGTCTTATTATGGGCAAGGACAAGGGTAGGCCTGCCAATTTTCTCGATCACAGCGGCAATGGTGAAGGTTTTGCCGGTGCCGGTTGCCCCCAAGAGGGTTTGGAAACGATGCTGGTTTTGCAGGGAATCTACTAATTTATCGATCGCTGCCGGTTGATCCCCGGTGGGTTGAAAGGGGGCTTGTAGTTGAAAAGCGGTCATTAGCGGCTAGGTGTAGAGAACAGGCAAAATAAATTATCAATCAAATTACCAACACTGATAGGGTTTTGGGAAAGAAAGATGTATCTTAATATTAGAGAGGATTTTAAAAAAAGATTAAAAGTCTTCGAGAATACCCTAAACTTAAATCTTATCGTTTCCCCGAAGCTATTAACGGAAAGGAGTATCAGGTTATGACGGTGGAAAATCTAGAAACAAATGGGACTCAAACCCCAGCAACCACAGAAGAAAAAACCAGCAGCTCACGCGGTAAAGCTACTACAGCTAAAACCGCCAAGGATAAAGAAGTGGTCGCCCTTTCGGTGAAAAACAGTCCCGAATCAGCTTCCAAAGCCTTAAAATTCTATCAACCTGAACATCGCTTGCCCGAAAATCGCCCTGTTGGTAGTAGCCATCTTCACTTCACGGAAGATGAAATGTTACCCGGTGGTCGTCCTGTGGAAGTTAGCCATCTGAAAGTGGTTAGTACCTACTCTTCCGTCGGTGGATTGCGTCCTGTCGGCTCTAGTGGTATGGAAATCAGTAGCACTCTAGCGATCTCTGGCAATCGTCCGATCGCTCTGAGTCATCTGCACATTAGCGAAACTTATACAGTCATGGGTAATCGTCCCGTTGCTTCCAATGAAATCGATGATCCCGAAACTCTAATGGGATTTTTGGATTAATTGTTTTGTTGATCAAGATAGATGTTTTCCCTGTCCCAGACGGGGAATTTATTTTTTTTCCCTTTACTTAATCACGATATTGAGCAATTAGTTGGTATTTTCCCGGTTTTAATTGCAGAGTAAATAAGCCATCCTGAGAGATTCCCTGACTGCTAATCATTCCCTTGGGATTAGTTTCAAAGTGCCAGCGACCAAAATAAGTAATTCCCAGATCAACCTGAGTATCTGAGACGATTTGGCAATCCCAAATACGA
Encoded here:
- the uvrB gene encoding excinuclease ABC subunit UvrB, translated to MTAFQLQAPFQPTGDQPAAIDKLVDSLQNQHRFQTLLGATGTGKTFTIAAVIEKIGRPTLVLAHNKTLAAQLCNELRQFFPNNAVEYFISYYDYYQPEAYIPVSDTYIEKSSSINDEIDMLRHSATRSLFERRDVIVVASISCIYGLGMPAEYLKAAISLTVGQEFDQRQLLRALVSVQYNRNDLELTRGRFRLKGDILEIVPAYEDRVIKIDFFGDEIESIRYLDPLTGEVLQKLERISIYPARHFVTPEERLEVACRDIKTELDNRLLELEKAGKLLEAQRLDQRTRYDLEMLQEVGYCNGVENYSRHLAGRLAGEPPECLVDYFPQDWLLVVDESHVSVPQIRGMYNGDQSRKKVLIEHGFRLPSAADNRPLKSEEFWQKVNQCIFVSATPGDWELEQSENRIVEQIIRPTGVLDPEIFVRPTEGQVDDLLGEIKERVRLNERVLITTLTKRMAEDLTEYLQERGIKVRYLHSEIQSIQRIEIIQDLREGVFDVLIGVNLLREGLDLPEVSLVAILDADKEGFLRATRSLIQTIGRAARHIRGQAILYGDNLTDSMINAIEETKRRRAIQEEYNQKHGIIPQPIVKRSSNSILAFLDISRRLNSQQLEQVCENIEELSLEQIPELIQQLEAQMKEAAKNLEFEAAAKYRDRIKQLRDKLLNHVR